A single Muntiacus reevesi chromosome 9, mMunRee1.1, whole genome shotgun sequence DNA region contains:
- the LOC136175865 gene encoding olfactory receptor 52H1 — protein sequence MVLFNLSSDNPGPFILVGIPGLEHAHVWIGIPFCIIYMVAIVGNCILLYLILVERSLHEPMFFFLFMLAMTDLTLSTAGAPKTLSIFWLGAREITFPGCLTQMFFLHYSFVLDSAILMAMAFDRYVAICSPLRYNTTLTPKTIIKIVVGISFRSLCIILPDVFLLTRLPFCRTRIIPHTYCEHIGVARLACADISINIWYGFCVPIMTVISDVILIAVSYTLILCAVFRLPSQEARQKALGTCGSHVCVILMFYTPAFFSILAHRFGHNVSRTFHIIFANLYIVIPPALNPIVYGVKTKQIREKIIILFSIKGTL from the coding sequence ATGGTCCTTTTCAACCTGAGCAGTGACAACCCAGGACCCTTCATTCTGGTGGGGATCCCAGGCCTGGAGCACGCCCATGTGTGGATTGGGATTCCCTTCTGTATCATCTATATGGTAGCCATTGTGGGAAACTGCATCCTTCTCTACCTAATCTTGGTGGAGCGCAGCCTTCACGAACCcatgttcttctttctcttcatgCTGGCCATGACTGACCTCACCTTGTCCACAGCTGGTGCTCCTAAAACACTCAGTATCTTTTGGCTTGGGGCTCGAGAGATCACATTCCCAGGGTGCCTCACACAAATGTTCTTCCTCCACTACAGCTTTGTCCTGGATTCAGCCATCCTGATGGCCATGGCatttgaccgctatgtggccatctgttcTCCCTTGAGATACAACACTACCTTGACCCCCAAGACCATCATCAAGATTGTGGTGGGAATCTCCTTTCGTAGTTTATGCATCATCTTGCCTGATGTATTCTTGCTCACACGACTGCCTTTCTGTAGGACACGCATCATACCACACACATACTGTGAGCACATAGGTGTTGCCCGGCTCGCCTGTGCGGACATCTCCATCAACATCTGGTATGGCTTTTGTGTTCCCATCATGACAGTCATCTCAGATGTGATCCtcattgctgtttcttacacacTTATCCTCTGTGCTGTCTTCCGCCTCCCCTCCCAAGAAGCCCGCCAGAAGGCCCTGGGCACCTGTGGTTCCCATGTCTGTGTCATCCTCATGTTTTATACACCTGCCTTTTTCTCCATCCTTGCCCACCGCTTTGGACACAATGTCTCCCGCACTTTCCACATCATATTTGCCAACCTCTACATTGTTATCCCACCTGCTCTCAACCCCATTGTTTATGGAGTGAAGACCAAGCAGATCAGAGAAAAGatcatcattttattttccataaaggGTACATTATAA